A section of the Rossellomorea marisflavi genome encodes:
- a CDS encoding replication initiation and membrane attachment family protein — MMKNHWNEIQPVDHYTVCTNGLLQEFERKIITFLYQPLIGPVSYSLYMSLWGEVEESRLWSAPSNHYHLMNILSMNLQEIHEARMKLEGIGLLKTYAKKGEGERSFIYELQPPLLPNDFFTDGMLNVYLFRKIGRSHYLRLKESFTDRGMEADSFTDVTRSFQDVFSSENSIDFLRHEANDGSLTNEAKAYIGYGKNDGPPMDDIDFDFSLLLNGLSESMVPRRAFTPLVKETILKLSYLYGIGPLQMKNILLGSLDSDEAIDVEQLRKSARDWYQLQTGDELPDLTPKAKPVNKEASKPLTREEELLEYLESTSPKDVLADISNGSAASKSDLQVVEEIVMTQKLPLPVINVLIQYVLLKTDMKLTKGYMEKIASHWARKKVTTAGEAMELAKNEHKQYMEWASGKNEKRTTRRKPIRTEKLPDWFQEDEKVEAKSQNGETYDLEAEKRKLEEELKNFRK, encoded by the coding sequence ATGATGAAGAATCACTGGAATGAAATTCAGCCTGTGGATCATTATACGGTCTGCACCAACGGGCTCCTGCAGGAATTTGAGAGGAAGATCATCACATTCTTATATCAGCCCCTGATCGGTCCCGTTTCTTACAGCCTGTATATGAGCCTGTGGGGAGAGGTGGAAGAAAGCAGGCTATGGTCGGCACCTTCCAACCATTATCATCTCATGAATATCCTGTCCATGAATCTCCAGGAAATCCACGAAGCGCGCATGAAGCTTGAGGGGATCGGCCTGCTTAAGACGTACGCGAAGAAAGGGGAGGGCGAGCGGAGCTTCATTTATGAACTTCAGCCCCCGCTGCTGCCCAATGATTTTTTCACAGATGGCATGCTGAATGTGTATCTGTTCAGGAAAATTGGACGGTCCCACTACCTGCGCCTGAAAGAATCGTTCACTGATCGCGGGATGGAAGCGGATAGCTTTACAGATGTCACCCGATCGTTTCAGGACGTATTCTCCTCGGAGAACAGCATCGACTTCCTTCGCCATGAGGCCAATGACGGCTCATTGACGAACGAAGCGAAGGCGTATATCGGCTATGGGAAGAACGATGGCCCTCCCATGGATGATATCGACTTTGATTTCAGCCTGTTGCTCAACGGACTTTCAGAATCCATGGTGCCGAGAAGGGCTTTCACCCCTCTCGTGAAAGAGACGATCCTGAAGCTCAGCTATCTATACGGGATCGGTCCCCTTCAGATGAAAAACATCCTATTGGGTTCCCTCGATTCAGATGAAGCGATTGATGTAGAGCAATTGCGGAAATCAGCCCGTGATTGGTATCAGCTGCAAACCGGCGATGAACTGCCCGATCTGACGCCGAAAGCGAAACCAGTGAACAAAGAAGCCTCCAAACCGTTGACGAGGGAGGAGGAGCTTCTGGAGTATCTTGAAAGCACATCGCCAAAGGATGTCCTCGCTGATATCTCCAATGGAAGTGCCGCATCGAAGTCGGATCTTCAGGTTGTTGAAGAGATTGTCATGACGCAGAAACTGCCCCTTCCCGTCATCAATGTCCTCATTCAGTATGTGCTGCTGAAGACGGATATGAAGCTGACGAAAGGGTATATGGAGAAGATTGCTTCCCATTGGGCCAGGAAGAAAGTGACCACGGCCGGAGAAGCGATGGAGCTTGCAAAGAATGAACATAAGCAATACATGGAGTGGGCATCCGGTAAAAATGAAAAGCGGACCACCCGTAGGAAGCCGATCAGGACGGAGAAACTGCCTGATTGGTTCCAGGAAGATGAGAAAGTCGAGGCGAAAAGTCAGAACGGGGAAACCTATGACCTGGAAGCCGAAAAAAGAAAACTAGAAGAAGAATTGAAGAATTTTCGGAAGTAG
- the nrdR gene encoding transcriptional regulator NrdR: MKCPSCQNNGTRVVDSRPADEGRSIRRRRECEVCGFRYTTFEKVEELPLIVVKKEGLREEFSREKILRGLIKACEKRPVPLETLEKLSLDIEKDLRNQGVSEVESVKVGEMVMDRLAQVDEVAYVRFASVYRQFKDINVFIDELKELIKKE; the protein is encoded by the coding sequence ATGAAATGTCCGTCCTGCCAGAATAATGGCACCCGGGTGGTGGATTCGCGTCCGGCTGATGAAGGGCGTTCCATCAGGAGAAGAAGAGAATGTGAAGTGTGCGGGTTCCGGTACACCACGTTCGAAAAGGTGGAAGAACTGCCTTTGATTGTGGTGAAGAAGGAAGGCCTGCGAGAAGAGTTCAGCAGAGAAAAGATCCTCCGTGGTCTTATTAAGGCATGCGAGAAACGTCCTGTCCCATTGGAGACGCTCGAGAAGCTTTCCCTGGATATTGAAAAGGACCTCCGCAATCAGGGGGTGTCCGAGGTCGAGTCCGTGAAAGTGGGAGAGATGGTCATGGATCGCCTGGCGCAGGTCGACGAAGTCGCTTACGTCCGGTTTGCTTCGGTATACAGACAATTCAAGGATATCAATGTGTTCATAGATGAATTAAAAGAACTGATCAAAAAAGAGTGA
- a CDS encoding cytosolic protein, giving the protein MSGIKTLLKRFQSECETSDKQEEEVLQTHYYKSMQSGTFNAVLELFSSSQYDILSESKDRGEITIRKNGTPQLFIVATVIGVRPLETAVDFKLSTDKGKILGTYSVLKAQIKNYYEVLDGKLTRVR; this is encoded by the coding sequence ATGAGCGGAATCAAGACCTTGCTGAAACGTTTTCAATCGGAATGTGAAACATCGGATAAGCAGGAAGAAGAAGTCCTGCAGACCCATTATTATAAATCCATGCAAAGTGGGACATTCAATGCCGTCCTCGAATTGTTCTCCTCTTCCCAGTACGATATCCTGTCCGAATCAAAGGACAGGGGAGAGATCACGATCCGGAAGAACGGGACCCCGCAGCTGTTCATCGTGGCCACGGTCATCGGGGTAAGGCCCCTCGAGACGGCGGTCGATTTCAAACTGAGTACGGATAAGGGGAAGATCCTCGGTACGTATTCCGTCCTGAAGGCGCAGATCAAGAATTATTATGAAGTCCTGGACGGGAAATTAACGAGGGTAAGATAG
- the speD gene encoding adenosylmethionine decarboxylase → METMGRHVISELWGCDFEKLNDVVGIEKTFVDAALKSGAEIREVAFHKFAPQGVSGVVIISESHLTIHSFPEHGYASIDVYTCGDLDPNIAAEYIAEALGADTRETIELPRGMGPVQVKKSQAQAL, encoded by the coding sequence ATGGAAACAATGGGTCGTCATGTAATCTCTGAACTATGGGGTTGCGATTTTGAAAAGTTGAATGATGTAGTAGGAATTGAAAAAACGTTTGTGGACGCAGCTCTTAAATCAGGTGCTGAAATCCGTGAAGTGGCCTTTCACAAATTTGCTCCACAAGGCGTGAGCGGAGTGGTGATCATCTCTGAATCCCACCTGACCATCCACAGCTTTCCTGAACATGGATATGCCAGCATCGATGTGTATACATGCGGAGATCTAGATCCGAACATCGCTGCAGAATATATAGCTGAAGCATTGGGTGCTGATACCCGTGAAACAATCGAACTTCCGCGCGGCATGGGACCTGTACAGGTTAAGAAATCACAGGCTCAGGCGCTCTAA
- a CDS encoding glyceraldehyde-3-phosphate dehydrogenase, with amino-acid sequence MMARVAINGFGRIGRMVFRKAIMEDDLEVVAINASYPAETLAHLIKYDTNHGTFQADVAIGEDSLIVNGKTVKLLSNRDPAALPWNELNVDIVIEATGKFNSREKAALHLDAGARKVILTAPGKNEDVTIVMGVNEDALKIDEHHVISNASCTTNCLAPVAKVLHEQFGIENGLMTTVHAYTNDQKNIDNPHKDLRRARACGQSIIPTTTGAAKALALVMPELKGKLHGMALRVPTPNVSLVDLVVDVKRDVTVDEINDAFTAASMGSMHGIVEFTTEPLVSIDFNTNPHSAIIDGLSTMVMDDRKVKVLAWYDNEWGYSCRVVDLVRFTASKMEAAAGVNV; translated from the coding sequence ATGATGGCGAGAGTGGCAATCAATGGATTTGGTCGAATTGGGAGAATGGTATTTCGGAAGGCGATTATGGAGGATGACTTGGAAGTCGTGGCCATCAATGCCAGCTATCCGGCAGAAACACTGGCGCATCTGATCAAGTATGATACCAACCACGGTACATTTCAGGCAGATGTGGCAATCGGGGAGGATTCACTGATTGTCAATGGGAAGACGGTAAAGCTACTGAGCAACCGCGATCCGGCTGCCCTTCCATGGAATGAATTGAATGTGGATATCGTCATCGAAGCCACAGGCAAGTTCAATTCTAGGGAGAAAGCTGCCCTGCATCTGGATGCTGGTGCAAGAAAAGTGATCTTGACGGCCCCGGGTAAAAATGAAGACGTTACCATCGTGATGGGGGTCAACGAAGACGCTCTCAAAATCGACGAACATCATGTGATTTCCAATGCATCATGCACCACCAATTGCCTGGCACCTGTGGCAAAAGTGCTTCATGAGCAGTTCGGGATTGAAAACGGTCTGATGACCACGGTGCATGCCTATACGAATGATCAAAAGAATATCGATAACCCCCATAAAGACCTTCGGAGGGCGAGAGCGTGCGGCCAATCCATCATTCCGACGACGACTGGAGCAGCAAAGGCGTTGGCTCTCGTCATGCCGGAATTGAAAGGCAAGCTTCACGGGATGGCACTTCGTGTCCCGACTCCGAATGTATCTCTTGTGGACCTTGTGGTCGATGTGAAAAGGGATGTAACGGTCGATGAAATCAATGATGCATTCACGGCTGCCTCAATGGGCTCCATGCACGGAATCGTTGAATTCACGACGGAGCCACTCGTGTCAATCGATTTCAACACCAATCCCCACTCTGCCATCATAGATGGTCTTTCCACCATGGTGATGGACGATCGCAAAGTCAAGGTGCTTGCATGGTACGATAATGAATGGGGCTACTCCTGCCGGGTCGTCGACCTAGTGAGGTTCACGGCATCCAAGATGGAAGCGGCAGCCGGGGTGAATGTTTGA
- the coaE gene encoding dephospho-CoA kinase (Dephospho-CoA kinase (CoaE) performs the final step in coenzyme A biosynthesis.) — MANIIGLTGGIASGKSTVSALLQEKGYTIIDADLAARMVVEVGQPAYLAIVEAFGKGILQENGQIDRAGLGAIIFNDQTKRNLLNGIVHPAVRSMMLSHKDEAVENGKQTIIMDIPLLFESDLTWMVDRTIVVTVEKDVQLSRLMKRNKMTEEEAASRISSQLPLREKVEKADAVIDNNGSVEDTLKQVEELLTAWGLKP, encoded by the coding sequence GTGGCAAACATCATTGGACTGACGGGCGGCATTGCAAGCGGTAAAAGTACAGTATCGGCATTACTACAAGAAAAGGGGTATACCATCATCGATGCAGATCTTGCAGCACGCATGGTGGTGGAAGTCGGGCAGCCCGCGTACCTCGCCATCGTCGAAGCATTCGGCAAGGGCATCCTACAGGAAAACGGCCAGATCGACCGTGCAGGTCTCGGGGCCATCATCTTCAATGACCAGACGAAACGGAATCTTCTCAATGGAATCGTGCATCCGGCTGTAAGGAGCATGATGCTCTCCCATAAAGACGAGGCCGTTGAAAACGGGAAACAGACCATCATCATGGATATTCCCCTTCTATTTGAAAGTGATCTGACATGGATGGTGGATCGGACGATCGTCGTCACCGTGGAAAAAGACGTTCAGCTCAGCCGATTGATGAAGCGGAACAAAATGACCGAAGAAGAGGCAGCGTCCCGCATTTCCTCTCAGCTCCCCTTGAGGGAAAAAGTAGAGAAGGCAGACGCAGTCATTGATAATAATGGTTCGGTGGAAGATACCTTGAAGCAGGTGGAAGAACTCCTGACTGCATGGGGATTGAAGCCGTGA
- the ytaF gene encoding sporulation membrane protein YtaF — translation MNTLFSLLLLAFAVSLDNFSTGLTYGLRKVKIPIKSITIISLCSALCLLIAMFMGQAISVILSPEWAGRVGGLILVAIGLAVLYQFFRPEKDTPVEEKEKTLINVEIKSIGLVIQIMRRPLTADFDRSGTITGVEAFMLGIALSLDSFGAGLGAALLNYSPFPLAIAIFSMSFIFLTCGLQLGVYFSHIRWIQRVAFLPGVLLICLGIMRF, via the coding sequence ATGAACACACTTTTCTCCTTACTACTACTGGCATTTGCTGTAAGCCTTGATAATTTCAGTACGGGACTGACATATGGATTACGAAAAGTCAAAATACCTATAAAATCAATCACCATCATTTCCTTATGCTCTGCATTATGCTTATTGATCGCCATGTTCATGGGTCAAGCGATCTCTGTCATCCTTTCACCCGAATGGGCAGGAAGGGTCGGAGGGTTGATCCTGGTGGCCATCGGACTCGCGGTGCTTTATCAGTTTTTCAGACCGGAGAAGGACACACCCGTGGAAGAGAAAGAAAAGACCTTGATCAATGTGGAAATCAAATCGATCGGCCTCGTGATCCAGATCATGAGGCGTCCGTTGACGGCCGATTTCGACCGCTCCGGAACCATTACCGGCGTCGAAGCATTCATGCTCGGCATCGCCCTTTCCCTTGATTCGTTCGGTGCAGGGCTGGGGGCCGCGCTTTTGAATTATTCTCCTTTTCCACTTGCCATCGCCATCTTCTCCATGAGTTTCATCTTCCTCACCTGCGGATTGCAGTTGGGCGTCTACTTCTCTCATATCAGATGGATCCAGCGGGTCGCCTTCCTGCCTGGCGTCCTATTGATTTGTCTGGGGATCATGCGGTTCTAG
- the mutM gene encoding DNA-formamidopyrimidine glycosylase, whose product MPELPEVETVRRTLEVLVVGKTIKEVAVSWPKMIKQPSETAQFTDSLKGQEILAMGRRGKFLIFYLNDVSLVSHLRMEGKYALHQKDEPVEKHTHVVFTFTDGTELRYRDVRKFGTMHLFKKGEELLHLPLLQLGPEPFEEAFTPDYLHGRSAGTSRIVKAVLLDQTVMVGLGNIYVDEALFRSGIHPDRKASSLTVDEVGNLHQSIIATLREAVDMGGSTIRSYVNSQGQMGMFQQNLYVYSRNGEACRQCGTPIEKKVSAGRGTHYCPHCQRL is encoded by the coding sequence GTGCCTGAACTTCCAGAAGTAGAAACAGTCAGAAGGACATTGGAGGTCCTTGTAGTAGGAAAGACGATCAAAGAGGTGGCCGTGAGCTGGCCGAAGATGATCAAGCAACCATCCGAGACGGCTCAATTCACCGACTCCCTTAAAGGTCAGGAAATCCTTGCGATGGGACGACGGGGGAAGTTTTTGATCTTTTACCTGAATGATGTCTCCCTTGTCTCCCATTTGAGGATGGAGGGGAAGTATGCCCTTCATCAAAAGGATGAGCCCGTGGAGAAGCATACCCATGTGGTATTCACGTTCACGGATGGGACGGAATTGAGATACCGCGATGTACGGAAATTCGGGACGATGCACTTGTTCAAAAAAGGGGAAGAACTTCTTCATCTGCCCCTCCTGCAGCTTGGACCCGAACCGTTTGAAGAAGCGTTCACGCCTGACTACCTTCACGGCAGGTCTGCCGGAACCTCAAGGATCGTCAAGGCCGTTCTCCTCGACCAAACCGTCATGGTGGGACTCGGGAATATTTATGTCGACGAAGCGCTATTCCGTTCGGGTATCCATCCCGACCGGAAAGCATCATCCCTGACAGTTGATGAAGTCGGGAATCTGCATCAAAGCATCATCGCCACCCTCAGGGAAGCGGTGGATATGGGGGGGAGCACGATCCGCTCCTACGTGAACTCCCAGGGACAAATGGGGATGTTCCAGCAAAACCTGTATGTGTACAGCAGGAATGGCGAAGCTTGCAGACAATGCGGTACGCCGATCGAGAAGAAAGTATCCGCAGGAAGAGGGACGCATTATTGCCCCCACTGCCAGCGCCTTTAA
- the polA gene encoding DNA polymerase I — protein MSKKLVLIDGNSIAYRAFFALPLLNNDKGVHTNAVYGFTTMLQRILEDEKPSHILVAFDAGKTTFRHETFKEYKGGRQKTPPELSEQFPYIRELLDAYGIKRYEKENYEADDIIGTLSLRAEAEGFDVKVFSGDKDLTQLSSDKTTVCITRKGITDLEIYTPEHVKEKWEITPDRVIDMKGLMGDSSDNIPGVPGVGEKTAIKLLKQFGTLEELLASIDQVSGKKLKEKLEENKEQAIMSKELATILREAPVDVGLDDLHYDGEETQELKAVFKDLGFNSLLEKMGETVEEETVEQEEISFDVLDEINEDHLARESSLYIEMLEDNYHTGKVIGIGLHNEKGTYFFSMETAVASPAFKEWAEDGESVKHVYNAKETIVSFLREGIEIEGIDFDLLLASYIINPSESSEDFATIAKGHGQAGMKSDEAVFGKGAKQKVPDLEVLSEHIARKAFVLWTLKGTCMDELEENNQQELFTDLELPLALILAEMEHTGVKVDCDRLNEMKDELAERLVELEKKIHELAGESFNINSPKQLGVVLFDKLGLPVIKKTKTGYSTSADVLEKLQSKHEIIDYILHYRQLGKLQSTYLEGLLKVVHEETGKIHTRFNQALTQTGRLSSTDPNLQNIPIRLEEGRKIRQAFIPSEEGWVMFAADYSQIELRVLAHIAKDEKLIEAFRNDMDIHTKTAMDVFGVAKEDVTSNMRRHAKAVNFGIVYGISDYGLSQSLDISRKEAGEFINKYLESFPGVKDYMEDIVQDAKQKGYVTTLLKRRRYLPEITSRNFNLRSFAERTAMNTPIQGSAADIIKKAMIDMAARLEKENLKSRLLLQVHDELIFEAPKDEIEILEKIVPEVMEQTMELEVPLKVDYSYGDTWYDAK, from the coding sequence ATGTCAAAAAAACTAGTCTTGATCGATGGAAACAGTATCGCATATCGCGCATTTTTTGCCCTGCCGCTGTTGAACAACGATAAAGGTGTACATACGAATGCCGTCTATGGCTTCACTACGATGCTTCAAAGGATCCTCGAGGATGAGAAACCCTCGCATATCCTGGTTGCATTCGATGCCGGAAAGACCACTTTCAGGCATGAAACATTCAAGGAATATAAAGGGGGCAGACAAAAGACCCCGCCCGAGCTATCGGAACAGTTCCCCTACATCCGGGAGCTTTTGGATGCATATGGGATCAAACGATACGAGAAGGAGAACTACGAGGCCGATGACATCATCGGGACCCTGTCACTGAGGGCCGAAGCGGAAGGCTTTGACGTGAAAGTGTTTTCGGGAGACAAGGATCTCACGCAGCTCAGCTCGGATAAAACGACGGTGTGCATCACCCGTAAAGGGATCACGGATCTTGAAATCTATACCCCTGAACACGTGAAGGAAAAGTGGGAGATCACGCCTGACCGTGTCATCGATATGAAGGGCCTCATGGGTGACAGCTCGGATAATATCCCTGGTGTGCCGGGTGTCGGTGAGAAGACGGCGATCAAACTGTTGAAGCAGTTCGGAACGCTTGAAGAGCTTCTCGCTTCCATCGATCAGGTGAGCGGAAAGAAGCTGAAGGAAAAGCTTGAAGAAAACAAGGAACAGGCCATCATGAGCAAGGAACTGGCGACAATCCTCCGTGAAGCGCCGGTGGATGTGGGCCTTGACGACCTCCACTATGATGGGGAGGAAACCCAGGAACTGAAAGCCGTTTTCAAGGATCTCGGCTTCAATTCCCTTCTCGAAAAAATGGGGGAAACCGTCGAGGAAGAAACGGTGGAACAAGAGGAGATTTCATTCGACGTACTGGACGAGATCAACGAGGATCATCTTGCACGGGAGAGCTCCCTCTATATCGAAATGCTCGAGGATAATTATCATACAGGCAAGGTCATCGGGATCGGTCTTCACAATGAAAAGGGAACCTATTTCTTTTCCATGGAAACAGCTGTTGCCTCCCCTGCGTTCAAAGAATGGGCGGAGGACGGTGAATCCGTCAAGCATGTCTACAACGCTAAAGAAACGATCGTATCCTTCTTACGGGAGGGCATCGAAATCGAGGGGATCGACTTCGACCTCTTGCTCGCCTCTTATATCATCAATCCTTCTGAATCGAGTGAGGATTTTGCCACGATTGCCAAAGGACACGGACAGGCCGGCATGAAATCCGATGAAGCCGTCTTCGGCAAAGGGGCGAAACAGAAGGTACCGGATCTTGAGGTGCTGTCTGAACACATCGCAAGGAAGGCGTTCGTTCTCTGGACCTTGAAAGGGACATGCATGGACGAGCTCGAGGAGAACAATCAACAAGAATTGTTTACCGATCTTGAGCTTCCTCTCGCCCTGATCCTGGCCGAGATGGAACACACCGGTGTGAAGGTGGACTGTGATCGTCTGAATGAAATGAAGGATGAACTCGCCGAACGTCTTGTTGAACTGGAGAAGAAAATCCACGAGCTCGCAGGGGAAAGCTTCAATATCAATTCTCCCAAGCAGCTCGGCGTAGTCCTGTTCGATAAGCTCGGTCTGCCTGTCATCAAGAAGACGAAGACCGGCTACTCCACGTCTGCCGATGTATTGGAGAAGCTGCAGTCGAAGCATGAGATCATCGACTACATCCTCCACTATCGTCAGCTTGGCAAGCTGCAGTCCACGTACCTTGAAGGGTTGCTGAAGGTGGTTCATGAGGAAACCGGGAAGATCCATACGCGCTTCAATCAGGCTCTCACTCAGACCGGGCGCCTCAGCTCGACGGATCCGAACCTTCAGAACATCCCGATCAGGCTGGAAGAAGGTCGTAAAATCAGACAGGCATTCATTCCATCAGAAGAGGGCTGGGTGATGTTCGCGGCCGACTACTCACAGATCGAGCTTCGCGTCCTTGCCCATATCGCTAAAGATGAAAAGCTGATCGAAGCCTTCCGGAACGATATGGATATCCATACAAAGACGGCGATGGACGTCTTCGGAGTGGCAAAAGAAGACGTTACATCGAATATGAGGCGTCATGCGAAAGCCGTCAACTTCGGGATTGTTTATGGGATCAGTGACTATGGTCTTTCACAGAGCCTGGATATCTCTCGGAAAGAAGCCGGTGAGTTCATCAACAAATACCTTGAAAGCTTCCCTGGGGTAAAGGATTATATGGAAGACATCGTCCAGGATGCCAAGCAGAAAGGCTATGTCACGACCCTGCTCAAGCGCAGGAGATACCTACCTGAAATCACGAGCAGGAACTTCAACCTGCGAAGCTTTGCGGAGCGTACAGCCATGAACACCCCGATTCAAGGAAGTGCAGCCGATATCATCAAAAAAGCGATGATCGATATGGCAGCCCGCCTTGAAAAGGAAAATCTGAAATCTCGCCTTCTCCTTCAGGTGCATGATGAACTGATCTTCGAAGCGCCGAAGGATGAAATCGAGATCCTGGAAAAAATCGTACCTGAAGTCATGGAACAGACAATGGAGCTTGAAGTGCCCCTCAAGGTGGACTATTCCTATGGCGACACATGGTACGATGCCAAATAG
- the hflC gene encoding protease modulator HflC, whose protein sequence is MSNPNVYQFEKKERPPTDWKPYVRTGIFLVVLLALLLVAFTSVYIVKEGEYKVVRQFGEVVRIDEEPGLKVKVPFIQSVTTLTKRQMTSDVTEAEINTKDKKRMLIDNYAVWQITDPLKMISNARNVINAEAKMEDFIYSVVRAELGKLEYEEVINDEKSSRGSLNDQITDKVNELLENQQYGVVVKDVRIKRTDLPEANEKSVYTRMISERESKAQEYLSQGDAEKQSITAETDREVKELIAKAETEANVIRAEGESEAAVIYNKSFSKDPEFYDLYRTLETYKKTIDDETVIVLPSDSPYARLLMGYTE, encoded by the coding sequence ATGAGTAATCCTAACGTCTATCAATTCGAGAAGAAAGAGCGGCCTCCGACAGACTGGAAGCCTTACGTCAGGACAGGGATATTCCTGGTGGTACTCCTTGCACTTCTCCTGGTTGCCTTCACCTCCGTATATATTGTGAAAGAAGGAGAATACAAGGTTGTCCGCCAGTTCGGTGAAGTGGTGCGGATCGACGAAGAGCCGGGCCTGAAGGTGAAGGTTCCCTTCATACAATCAGTGACGACGTTGACGAAGCGGCAGATGACATCGGATGTGACAGAAGCTGAGATCAATACAAAGGATAAAAAGCGGATGCTCATCGATAACTATGCCGTATGGCAGATCACCGATCCTTTGAAGATGATCTCCAATGCACGGAATGTCATCAACGCAGAGGCGAAGATGGAGGATTTCATCTATTCCGTGGTCAGGGCAGAGCTTGGTAAACTGGAATATGAAGAGGTCATCAATGATGAGAAGTCATCGAGAGGGAGCCTGAACGACCAGATCACCGATAAGGTCAATGAACTTCTTGAAAACCAGCAGTATGGGGTGGTGGTCAAAGATGTGCGGATCAAACGCACCGACCTGCCTGAGGCCAATGAGAAGTCCGTCTATACCAGGATGATTTCGGAGCGGGAATCCAAGGCGCAGGAGTACCTTTCCCAGGGGGATGCGGAGAAACAGAGCATCACGGCCGAAACGGACCGTGAAGTGAAGGAGCTCATCGCAAAAGCAGAAACGGAGGCCAATGTGATCAGGGCTGAGGGGGAATCCGAAGCGGCGGTGATTTATAATAAATCATTCTCTAAAGACCCTGAGTTCTATGATCTTTACCGTACGCTTGAAACCTACAAAAAGACGATCGACGATGAAACTGTGATCGTCCTTCCATCCGATTCACCTTATGCCCGCCTGCTGATGGGCTATACTGAATGA
- the hflK gene encoding FtsH protease activity modulator HflK — MSLKQTYKVTGMVLGALILIAVLVTSWYTVDESEQALVLTFGKAGDPVVEPGLHFKMPWPIQQVETLSKETFTLQFGYEESEGEIKNFPKETKMITGDEYIVLADLVVQWKITDPEGYLFNAENPKEILYDATSSSIRSIIGSSLIDDALTSGKAKIEGDVRDLLTNLIEDYDIGISIIGVKLQDVELPNEDVRSSFTAVTDAREMKNTKTNEAKKYQNQRMNEAQGEKKAIMSKAKGDKIARIEQARGDVAVFDKLYDQYKTNPDITRKRLVLESLETVLPNAEIYIMKDDGETLKHFPIRPMEGKAKAEAEEKEAKADE, encoded by the coding sequence ATGAGCTTGAAGCAAACGTATAAGGTGACGGGGATGGTGTTGGGAGCACTGATCCTCATCGCGGTACTGGTGACGTCGTGGTACACGGTGGATGAGTCGGAACAGGCGCTTGTCCTTACATTCGGGAAGGCAGGGGATCCCGTAGTGGAACCGGGCCTGCACTTTAAGATGCCTTGGCCGATCCAACAGGTAGAAACGCTATCAAAAGAAACGTTCACACTTCAATTCGGGTATGAAGAAAGCGAAGGGGAAATCAAAAATTTCCCGAAAGAAACCAAAATGATCACGGGTGATGAATACATCGTCCTGGCCGATTTAGTTGTGCAGTGGAAAATCACCGATCCCGAAGGCTATCTCTTCAATGCCGAAAACCCGAAGGAAATTCTCTATGATGCCACATCCTCATCCATCAGGAGCATCATCGGCAGTTCGCTGATCGATGATGCATTGACCTCGGGAAAGGCCAAGATCGAAGGCGATGTCAGAGACCTTCTGACCAATCTGATAGAAGACTATGATATAGGGATTTCCATCATCGGTGTAAAGCTGCAGGACGTGGAACTGCCGAATGAAGATGTGCGCTCCTCCTTCACGGCCGTAACCGATGCGCGTGAAATGAAAAATACAAAAACCAATGAAGCCAAAAAGTATCAGAATCAGCGCATGAATGAAGCACAGGGAGAGAAGAAGGCGATCATGTCCAAGGCAAAGGGCGACAAGATTGCAAGGATCGAACAGGCACGTGGGGATGTGGCCGTTTTCGATAAACTCTATGATCAATACAAAACCAACCCGGATATCACACGGAAACGTCTGGTTCTTGAAAGCCTTGAAACCGTCCTGCCAAATGCCGAGATCTACATTATGAAAGATGACGGGGAAACCCTGAAGCACTTCCCGATCCGACCGATGGAAGGGAAAGCGAAGGCGGAGGCGGAAGAAAAGGAGGCGAAGGCCGATGAGTAA